The following coding sequences lie in one Aricia agestis chromosome 10, ilAriAges1.1, whole genome shotgun sequence genomic window:
- the LOC121731333 gene encoding uncharacterized protein LOC121731333 has protein sequence MAADSDDFEQNIENLKESVKKSFAHIYSSIKARELKTLRQLDAIRKQCQDNKDLQRNCIKNVSISYESKSILLENINRFGEIDFEKLSFDNSTFLIEEYVSPNDDHMYCYKTIEDLTIDNDENLAAIEEAALKQITDTSDCVCTVNIQSDEVSKKFRDTNCIPANADSPCSSKDNSLSESKDKSTNALIEEENSECSEADSKKIDPTDEWLNSIKNQTETEPSQATDVMEHSTIKCL, from the exons ATGGCTGCCGATAGTGACGATTTCgaacaaaatattgaaaat CTGAAGGAATCCGTGAAGAAATCTTTCGCCCACATATATTCATCAATAAAAGCAAGAGAACTCAAAACCCTACGGCAACTAGACGCGATACGTAAACAATGCCAAGATAACAAAGACTTGCAGagaaattgtattaaaaatgtaagtatttccTACGAAAGCAAAAGTATACTATTAGAAAATATAAACAGATTTGGTGAGATAGACTTTGAGAAACTAAGTTTTGACAACAGTACTTTTCTAATTGAAGAGTACGTAAGTCCAAATGATGACCACATGTACTGCTATAAAACTATCGAAGATTTAACTATAGACAACGACGAAAACTTGGCAGCTATTGAAGAGGCTGCACTGAAGCAGATAACCGATACGAGTGACTGTGTGTGTACTGTGAACATTCAAAGTGATGAAGTGTCGAAAAAGTTTCGCGATACCAACTGTATTCCTGCAAATGCTGACTCGCCGTGTAGCAGCAAAGATAACTCACTTTCAGAAAGTAAAGACAAATCAACAAATGCACTCATAGAAGAAGAGAATAGTGAGTGTTCCGAGGCTGATTCAAAAAAGATAGATCCTACAGATGAATGGCTAAACTCAATAAAGAATCAGACTGAGACTGAACCGTCACAAGCTACTGATGTGATGGAACATAGCACTATTAaatgcttataa